Proteins from a single region of Congzhengia minquanensis:
- a CDS encoding DUF2800 domain-containing protein, which translates to MPTPEKHALLSASSASRWLNCTAAPHFEEQFQKTTSEYAEEGRLAHSVCELKVLKKFTPMSSRTFTTRYNKLKKDPLYNVEMDKTSELYIEHLTEAAMMYSRPPAVTAEVVVDFSDYVPGGFGTCDCVMIGGDTLNITDYKHGKGVLVSAENNPQMRLYALGALKRYQPVYGNTIKNVRMTIIQPRIQSEPSVETITADALIAWGETIRPIAQQAYMGPGDFRPGEHCRFCRGKAQCRARADVNTALEEFKDCVPRNCSAPSYGANTLTDDEIGDLLVRGKELVKWYNDLEDYALQTILNGGQISGWKAVAGRSVRTFTDQDAAIEAVLAAGYDEALVYDRKPKTLTALEQLMGKAEFMDKLGSFVVKPLGKPTLAPMSDKREAYNPAAADFAEAAQSSGGIE; encoded by the coding sequence ATGCCGACACCGGAAAAACACGCTTTGCTGTCTGCGTCTTCTGCCTCCCGCTGGCTGAATTGCACAGCGGCCCCCCATTTTGAGGAACAGTTTCAGAAAACAACCTCGGAATATGCCGAGGAGGGCAGGCTTGCGCACAGTGTTTGCGAGCTAAAAGTTTTAAAAAAGTTTACGCCTATGAGCTCACGCACCTTTACAACCCGATATAACAAGCTGAAAAAAGACCCTCTTTATAACGTTGAAATGGACAAGACCTCGGAACTTTATATTGAACATCTGACAGAGGCCGCAATGATGTATTCAAGGCCGCCGGCCGTGACCGCTGAGGTTGTCGTGGATTTTTCAGACTATGTACCGGGAGGGTTCGGCACCTGCGACTGCGTTATGATTGGCGGTGATACCCTTAACATTACTGATTATAAACACGGCAAAGGTGTTTTGGTATCAGCCGAAAACAACCCGCAAATGAGACTGTACGCGCTGGGTGCGCTGAAACGGTACCAACCAGTTTACGGCAATACCATAAAAAATGTGCGTATGACAATCATACAACCGCGAATTCAGAGCGAGCCCAGTGTGGAAACAATAACTGCCGATGCACTGATTGCCTGGGGGGAAACGATTCGTCCTATCGCGCAGCAGGCGTATATGGGGCCGGGGGATTTTCGTCCCGGCGAGCATTGCCGCTTTTGCAGAGGCAAAGCGCAGTGCCGCGCCCGTGCGGATGTAAACACCGCCCTTGAGGAGTTTAAGGACTGTGTGCCGCGAAACTGCAGTGCACCGTCTTATGGTGCCAACACCCTTACCGATGATGAAATCGGTGATTTGCTCGTCAGGGGAAAAGAGCTTGTAAAATGGTATAACGATTTAGAAGACTACGCTTTGCAAACAATTTTAAACGGCGGGCAGATTTCCGGCTGGAAAGCCGTTGCTGGCAGAAGCGTTCGCACCTTTACGGACCAAGACGCCGCAATTGAAGCGGTTCTCGCCGCGGGGTATGATGAGGCTCTTGTATATGACCGTAAGCCCAAAACGCTGACTGCGCTGGAACAGCTTATGGGAAAAGCTGAATTTATGGACAAGCTCGGCAGCTTTGTAGTCAAGCCGCTCGGCAAGCCAACTTTAGCCCCGATGAGCGACAAAAGAGAGGCATACAATCCTGCTGCGGCTGATTTTGCAGAGGCGGCACAGTCATCGGGTGGCATCGAATGA
- a CDS encoding phage antirepressor, protein MNQLQIFKNETFGEVRTIEEQGKIVFCGSDIAKALGYTNPQKAVKDHCREDGVTFCSVTDNIGRTQQAKFISEGNVYRLITHSKLEKAQEFESWVFDEILPTIRKTGGYVSNDEMFINTYLPFADEQTKLLFKTTLNTVKQLNSKIEQDKPKVLFADAVEKAHTSILIGDLAKLIRQNGVEMGQNRLFSYLRNQGFLIKSGESRNMPTQKAMELGLFEVKERTISNPDGTVRITKTTKVTGKGQTYFINRLIGQRFGPCSTIG, encoded by the coding sequence ATGAACCAACTACAGATTTTTAAAAACGAAACATTCGGAGAGGTTAGGACAATTGAGGAACAAGGAAAAATAGTGTTTTGTGGTAGTGATATAGCTAAGGCTTTAGGTTACACAAATCCGCAAAAGGCAGTAAAAGACCATTGCAGGGAAGATGGGGTAACGTTTTGTTCGGTCACCGATAATATCGGCAGAACACAGCAGGCAAAGTTTATAAGCGAAGGCAATGTTTATCGCCTAATCACTCACAGTAAGCTTGAAAAAGCACAAGAGTTTGAAAGCTGGGTATTTGATGAGATATTGCCCACAATACGCAAGACAGGCGGTTATGTCAGCAACGACGAAATGTTTATTAATACTTATCTTCCGTTTGCGGACGAGCAGACAAAGCTGTTGTTTAAAACCACACTGAATACAGTAAAACAGTTGAACAGCAAAATTGAGCAAGACAAGCCAAAAGTGTTATTTGCTGACGCAGTGGAAAAAGCGCATACCTCAATCTTAATTGGTGACCTTGCGAAACTTATCCGCCAGAACGGCGTTGAAATGGGGCAGAACCGGTTATTTTCGTATCTTAGAAATCAAGGATTTTTGATTAAATCTGGTGAGAGCCGGAACATGCCAACACAAAAGGCTATGGAGCTTGGTTTGTTTGAGGTAAAAGAACGAACCATCAGCAATCCTGATGGTACCGTCCGCATTACCAAAACGACAAAAGTAACAGGAAAGGGACAGACTTATTTTATTAACAGGCTTATAGGTCAAAGGTTCGGGCCATGCAGTACAATTGGTTGA